TAATAATTTAATCTCTTTTGGGTTTTTTGCTAAAACAAAACCTCCATTAATACCTTTAAATGAATATACAAACCCATTTCTTGATAAATTTTGCAATAATTTTGCTAAAAATGGTTTTGGAATAGCCGTTTTTTCTGAAATAGTTGTTACATCTATTGGTTTATCATATTTTGATAATTCGATTAATGCTTGAAGAGCATAAGCAGTAGATTTTGTAAAAAGCATTTACTCCCTTTTTTATAATTATACTAAAATTCTCTTATTTAAACGAATTTTATTTCTAAAATATTCAATTCTTTTTGTTTTATAAAAATATTTAAATCTTTAAAATTGATATTTCCAATATTTAACCCTAACGCTTCATTCTTATCAACTTTAAATTCAAAACCAATATTTTCAAAAAGTTTATCTAAAGATAACTTATTATTTTTTATATTATGATGAATAGTCAATGATTTATTTTTATTATTTAGAAAAATATTTAAAAAAACTTTATCGTAATTATTTATTAAAAGTTCATTTACTAAGCTTAAAAATATAATATCTAAATTAACTCTATTAGTCTCTACTCTAAAATCATTTCCATATAAATTTACATTAATTCTTTCTTTTCCATAAAAATGATAAATTAAATTAATAATTTTTTCTAATTCTACTTTCATACTTATAATTTTTGACTCATTAATACCATTTTGTTCAATCTCATTTATTTTCGTTATTAAATAGTCAATGTATTTTTGCATTTCACAATTTTTGTTAATTTCATTTAATTTGATAATTGGATATTTTAGTTGAAACACAATAAAATTGATTAATTCATTTTTATTATCAAATACATTTTTATTTTGTTTACTTATCTCTTTTACAGCATATTTTATTTTATCTTCTAATGATTCATTAATTTTTTTTATCTTTAAATTATATTTTTTTAATTGAATGTTTTTAGCATACATAATAACTAATGTTAATAATAATACAAATAATATAACAAAAAAACTTATTATATACTTTTTATACTTCTCATAAAAACTATTTGGTTTATTAACATAAATTACATTTTTAAATCCAAGAGAATAAGGATTTACTCCAAATTTTTCTAAATTCTTTACATTTAAATACATTTTATTAGCTTTCTCAAAAATAAATCCAATATTTTTCATTTTTTCACCATTTAAATATTTTAAAACCTCTTTTCCAACTAATATTCCCTGAGTTATTCCATCAGTTACTTTCCCACCTATTATATTACTTTTTGGAATATCTGCTAAAAGGTCTGTATGAATAACAATTGGAGCCTTAAAATATTGTGATAATAACATTATTGAATATTTATAATTTATATGTCCTCCTTGTAAATTAAAACTAAAAGGAGTTAATAACATCATCATTGAATGTTTAGGGTGTTCATTTATTACATCAAGGACTTCATCTAAGTTTTGATTATTTATATATACAAATTTTATATTTTTAATTTTTTCATATGCTTTCATATACTCTTTAAATACAGATTTAGCTGAATTTGAATTATCTGCTACAACATATACTGTATTTAATAATGGATCTACTTTTTTCATAAATTTTAAATTTGTTAATGGCTCTTTTTTTTCAAATACTCCTGAGTAAATTTTTTTATCTAAATATTCAGCTAATCCTAAATTATTAACACCTGCAAAAAAGACTTTACTATTTTTAAACAAAGTATTATTATAATGATTTCTTATAAAACTTAATGCATTATCATCAGTAGTAATGACAATATCAAAATTAATCCCTTCATATTTTTCTTTTAAAAACTCATAAAAAAATTTCATTCTTTTGGTTGTTGGAGGGAAAACTTTTGTATCCATAAAATCGATATAAATTTTTAAATCATTTCTATTTCCTATCTTTTTTAAAATACCTTCTATCTCATTTTTTGTCCAAGGAAGTTTAATAGAATATGAATTTAAAATTAATACATTTTTATAAGCAAACAAAAAAGATACTACAATAAAAAAACTTAATAAAAATTTCACACAATACCTTTTTTATGAAATTTTATCAAAAGTTTGATTTTTTGAACAAAAACAGTTATACTTTCATTTCATGAAAATGAAATTTACCAATCAGGAGGCTAACATGGCTTTGGATTCGGCGAAAAAAAGAGAAATTATCGCTAAATTCGGAAATAATGAAAATGATACTGGAAGTCCAGCGGTTCAAATCGCACTTTTGACTGAAAGAATCAATGAAATTAACGAACATTTACAAAAACACAAACATGACCATTCAAGTAGACTTGGTTTACTTAAATTAGTTGGTCAAAGAAGAAGACTTATGAGATATTTAAAGAAAAAAGACCACAATAAATATCTTGAAGTAATAGCTGCTCTAAATCTTAGAGATAGAGTTTAATTCTATCTCTACTTATTTAACGCATCTCTTTCAATCTCATTTAACTGCTTTGA
This Caminibacter mediatlanticus TB-2 DNA region includes the following protein-coding sequences:
- a CDS encoding RrF2 family transcriptional regulator codes for the protein MLFTKSTAYALQALIELSKYDKPIDVTTISEKTAIPKPFLAKLLQNLSRNGFVYSFKGINGGFVLAKNPKEIKLLDIFKNIEDKDTLVFYCSKSKDDCTRNRGSICELQPFFEKMEDEIAIILDKYTLADFIRN
- a CDS encoding ABC transporter substrate-binding protein — its product is MKFLLSFFIVVSFLFAYKNVLILNSYSIKLPWTKNEIEGILKKIGNRNDLKIYIDFMDTKVFPPTTKRMKFFYEFLKEKYEGINFDIVITTDDNALSFIRNHYNNTLFKNSKVFFAGVNNLGLAEYLDKKIYSGVFEKKEPLTNLKFMKKVDPLLNTVYVVADNSNSAKSVFKEYMKAYEKIKNIKFVYINNQNLDEVLDVINEHPKHSMMMLLTPFSFNLQGGHINYKYSIMLLSQYFKAPIVIHTDLLADIPKSNIIGGKVTDGITQGILVGKEVLKYLNGEKMKNIGFIFEKANKMYLNVKNLEKFGVNPYSLGFKNVIYVNKPNSFYEKYKKYIISFFVILFVLLLTLVIMYAKNIQLKKYNLKIKKINESLEDKIKYAVKEISKQNKNVFDNKNELINFIVFQLKYPIIKLNEINKNCEMQKYIDYLITKINEIEQNGINESKIISMKVELEKIINLIYHFYGKERINVNLYGNDFRVETNRVNLDIIFLSLVNELLINNYDKVFLNIFLNNKNKSLTIHHNIKNNKLSLDKLFENIGFEFKVDKNEALGLNIGNINFKDLNIFIKQKELNILEIKFV
- the rpsO gene encoding 30S ribosomal protein S15 — its product is MALDSAKKREIIAKFGNNENDTGSPAVQIALLTERINEINEHLQKHKHDHSSRLGLLKLVGQRRRLMRYLKKKDHNKYLEVIAALNLRDRV